Proteins encoded in a region of the Magnetospirillum sp. genome:
- a CDS encoding creatininase family protein: MLLHLQTWPEVETYLKRSTAIIVPIGSTEQHGPTGLIGTDAICGEAVGRKLGETTKTLVAPTIAVGMAQHHLAFPGSMTLRPSTLIAVVKDNVESLARHGFSHFYFVNGHGGNVAPFSAAFSEIYAEASLMRASNRPNIRCRLRNWYDSGRVKEISRELYAGAEGSHATPSEVSLTWAVYPEAVRKMKLEPEIAPRGSFTDAADYRRNFPDGRIGSNPNLASIEAGQRLWDAAVADLAKDLAEFVAEPA; this comes from the coding sequence ATGCTGCTGCATCTGCAAACCTGGCCCGAGGTCGAAACCTATCTGAAGCGTTCGACCGCCATCATCGTGCCGATCGGTTCGACCGAGCAGCACGGGCCCACGGGCCTCATCGGCACCGATGCGATCTGCGGCGAGGCGGTGGGCCGCAAGCTTGGCGAGACCACGAAAACGCTGGTGGCACCCACGATCGCGGTCGGCATGGCGCAGCACCATCTGGCCTTTCCGGGCTCGATGACGTTGCGTCCATCGACCCTGATCGCTGTCGTGAAGGACAATGTCGAGAGTCTCGCGCGCCATGGTTTTTCGCACTTTTATTTCGTGAATGGGCATGGCGGCAACGTGGCTCCCTTCAGTGCCGCCTTCTCGGAGATCTATGCCGAGGCGTCGCTGATGCGCGCGTCCAACCGCCCGAACATTCGCTGCCGCCTGCGCAACTGGTACGATTCGGGCCGCGTCAAAGAAATCAGCCGCGAGCTTTATGCCGGTGCCGAAGGCAGCCATGCGACGCCGTCCGAAGTGTCGTTGACCTGGGCCGTCTATCCGGAGGCCGTGCGCAAGATGAAGCTCGAGCCCGAGATCGCCCCGCGCGGCAGTTTCACCGATGCTGCCGACTATCGGCGCAATTTCCCCGATGGGCGGATCGGCTCGAACCCGAACCTTGCGTCGATCGAAGCGGGCCAGCGTCTGTGGGATGCGGCCGTGGCCGATCTCGCCAAGGATCTTGCCGAATTCGTGGCGGAGCCGGCTTGA
- a CDS encoding class I fructose-bisphosphate aldolase has translation MKITQKVKKILANYESDNPGTKANLARILSTGKLAGTGKLVILPVDQGFEHGPARSFAPNPDAYDPHYHYQLAIDAGCSAYAAPLGPLEAGADTFAGAIPTILKMNSSNSLATIKDQAVTASVGDALRLGCAAIGFTIYPGAEDQFAMMEEIRELSEEAKSVGIATVMWSYPRGGKLDKAGETALDVTAYAAHLAALLGAHIIKVKPPTNVLWQPEAKAAYEKANVDISTLDKRIAHVVQSCFNGRRLVVFSGGEAKDEAALLAEVTALRNGGATGSIIGRNAFQRKREDALSLLGKIIDIYKS, from the coding sequence GTGAAGATCACCCAGAAGGTCAAAAAGATCCTCGCCAACTACGAAAGCGACAATCCCGGCACCAAGGCGAACTTGGCCCGCATCCTTTCGACCGGCAAACTCGCCGGGACCGGCAAGCTCGTGATCCTGCCGGTCGACCAGGGCTTCGAGCATGGCCCCGCCCGCTCCTTCGCACCCAACCCCGACGCCTACGATCCGCATTACCATTACCAGCTCGCGATCGACGCGGGCTGCTCGGCCTATGCGGCCCCGTTGGGCCCGCTCGAGGCGGGGGCGGACACGTTTGCCGGCGCCATCCCGACCATCCTCAAAATGAATTCGTCCAACAGCCTTGCCACGATCAAGGACCAGGCCGTGACCGCGTCGGTCGGCGATGCGCTGCGCCTGGGCTGTGCGGCCATCGGCTTTACGATCTATCCCGGTGCCGAAGACCAGTTCGCGATGATGGAAGAAATCCGCGAGCTGTCGGAAGAAGCCAAGTCGGTCGGCATTGCGACCGTGATGTGGAGCTATCCGCGCGGCGGCAAGCTCGACAAGGCCGGCGAAACCGCACTCGACGTGACGGCCTATGCCGCACACCTCGCGGCTCTGTTGGGCGCGCACATCATCAAGGTGAAGCCGCCGACCAACGTTCTGTGGCAGCCGGAAGCCAAGGCCGCCTACGAAAAGGCCAATGTCGACATCTCGACGCTCGACAAGCGCATCGCGCACGTGGTGCAGAGCTGCTTCAACGGCCGCCGTCTTGTCGTGTTCTCGGGCGGCGAAGCCAAGGACGAAGCCGCGTTGCTCGCCGAAGTGACGGCCCTGCGCAACGGCGGGGCGACGGGCTCGATCATCGGGCGCAACGCCTTCCAGCGCAAACGCGAAGACGCGCTGTCGCTGCTCGGCAAGATCATCGACATCTACAAGAGCTGA
- the thiE gene encoding thiamine phosphate synthase: MPARTALYLITPPELDPAKFAPLLDEALEAGDVASFQLRLKGATDAAIAKAVKVLMPIVHKHNVAFLINDRPDLATKLDCDGVHIGQEDGTLAQARAIVGKDRILGVTCHDSMDLGFEAADGGADYVAFGAFFASKTKEKPKGQATVDLIEDWAATITVPCVAIGGITPENCGPLVAAGADFLAVSDAVWNHKNGPAAAMKEFAEAIKANTPSDA; the protein is encoded by the coding sequence TTGCCCGCACGCACGGCACTCTATCTGATCACCCCGCCCGAACTCGATCCGGCGAAGTTCGCTCCCTTGCTCGACGAAGCGCTGGAGGCGGGCGACGTCGCCAGCTTCCAGCTGCGCTTGAAGGGAGCGACGGATGCCGCGATCGCCAAAGCGGTCAAGGTTTTGATGCCGATCGTGCACAAGCACAATGTCGCGTTCCTGATCAACGACCGGCCGGATCTTGCGACCAAGCTCGATTGCGACGGCGTGCATATCGGCCAGGAAGACGGCACGTTGGCCCAAGCGCGCGCCATCGTCGGCAAGGACCGCATCTTGGGCGTCACCTGCCACGATTCGATGGATCTGGGCTTCGAAGCCGCCGACGGCGGTGCCGACTATGTGGCGTTCGGCGCCTTCTTCGCCTCGAAGACCAAAGAAAAGCCCAAGGGCCAGGCAACGGTCGATCTTATCGAAGACTGGGCCGCAACGATCACGGTGCCGTGCGTGGCGATCGGCGGCATTACGCCCGAAAATTGCGGGCCGTTGGTTGCCGCCGGGGCCGATTTCCTCGCCGTCAGCGACGCCGTGTGGAACCACAAAAACGGTCCCGCCGCCGCGATGAAAGAATTCGCGGAAGCGATCAAGGCGAATACGCCGAGCGACGCCTAG
- a CDS encoding alpha-D-ribose 1-methylphosphonate 5-triphosphate diphosphatase — MHPTRIVNARIPGPDGALAAAEIEMVDGRFGTVGATAKIWDARGLLLLPGIVDIHGDAFERQAMPRPGVFFDDDIALLETDRQLVANGITTAFHALTWSWEPGLRSTERAQRFVAALERIGAQLACDTKLHLRWETFNLDALDAAEAWLGDGRVALLAFNDHTTGMLKASRGPAHAAKVVERTGLKAEDYAVLLDRIAAYAPAVAAANARLASAARAAGIALASHDDRSPEDRAAFRTLGCRISEFPLTRATAEAAKAAGDHVIMGAPNVVRGGSHLALVSAETLVRAGLCDILASDYYYPALLQAAWRLGGGAAGLAEFWPLISENPARAAGLADRGTLALGKRADCIAIDVSGALPRVAATFVAGRMVYDAAYLGQRAA; from the coding sequence ATGCACCCGACGCGTATCGTCAATGCCCGCATTCCCGGCCCGGACGGAGCTCTGGCCGCCGCCGAAATCGAAATGGTCGACGGCCGGTTCGGGACCGTCGGCGCCACCGCCAAGATTTGGGACGCGCGCGGCTTGCTGCTGCTGCCCGGCATCGTCGACATCCACGGCGACGCATTCGAGCGCCAGGCGATGCCGCGACCGGGCGTCTTTTTCGACGACGACATCGCGCTGCTCGAAACCGACCGGCAATTGGTCGCCAACGGCATTACGACGGCGTTCCATGCGCTGACCTGGTCGTGGGAGCCGGGCTTGCGCAGCACCGAGCGTGCGCAACGTTTTGTCGCGGCACTCGAGCGTATCGGGGCGCAGCTGGCGTGCGACACGAAGCTGCATTTGCGCTGGGAGACGTTCAATCTCGATGCGCTCGACGCGGCCGAAGCGTGGCTTGGCGACGGTCGCGTGGCGCTGCTGGCTTTCAACGACCACACGACCGGCATGCTGAAAGCGTCGCGCGGGCCGGCGCACGCCGCCAAGGTCGTGGAACGCACGGGGTTGAAGGCCGAAGACTACGCCGTACTTCTCGATCGAATTGCGGCCTATGCGCCCGCCGTGGCGGCCGCCAACGCGCGGCTTGCGTCGGCGGCGCGTGCTGCCGGCATTGCGCTCGCCAGCCACGACGACCGCAGCCCCGAAGACCGCGCCGCATTCCGCACATTGGGGTGCCGCATTTCCGAATTTCCGCTGACGCGCGCCACCGCCGAGGCCGCAAAAGCCGCAGGCGACCATGTGATCATGGGGGCGCCGAACGTGGTGCGCGGCGGCAGCCATCTCGCACTCGTGTCGGCCGAGACGTTGGTGCGCGCGGGCCTGTGCGACATCCTAGCGTCGGACTACTACTATCCGGCTTTGCTGCAGGCCGCGTGGCGTTTGGGCGGCGGTGCGGCGGGCTTGGCCGAATTCTGGCCGCTGATTTCGGAAAACCCGGCGCGGGCCGCCGGTCTCGCCGACCGCGGCACGCTTGCACTCGGCAAACGCGCCGATTGCATCGCCATCGACGTGTCGGGCGCACTGCCGCGCGTCGCGGCAACCTTCGTCGCAGGCCGCATGGTCTACGACGCTGCGTATCTAGGCCAGCGCGCCGCCTGA
- the phnD gene encoding phosphate/phosphite/phosphonate ABC transporter substrate-binding protein: protein MIRRHFLALAALAAIASPAHAQAPAELRFAVTDVVGLENLQREWGPFQKALEARTGLKLAFFAVTNRTAAVEAMNAKRVDLVFTGPAEYVVFRTRTNAVPVIALQRTDYYANVVVRADSGITEVSELKGKKVAFGSIGSTSRHLGPMQVLADQGLNPREDFQVTHVSANVGFEALKRGDIAAMGMNYTDFQRLVERDPATPYFVIARGRDLPLDLILAGAHIEASVVERLRKGIADNAAEMTKAILAGEGENVKFKGMSWVPSIRDADYNYVRKMYRTIGQTQFGEFVGN from the coding sequence ATGATCCGCCGCCATTTCCTGGCCCTTGCAGCGCTCGCAGCCATCGCAAGCCCCGCCCACGCGCAAGCGCCTGCCGAGCTGCGTTTTGCCGTGACCGACGTCGTCGGCCTCGAGAATCTGCAGCGCGAATGGGGACCGTTCCAGAAGGCCCTCGAAGCGCGCACCGGCCTCAAGCTCGCGTTTTTCGCCGTCACCAACCGTACGGCGGCGGTCGAGGCGATGAATGCCAAGCGCGTCGATCTCGTCTTCACCGGGCCTGCCGAATACGTCGTGTTCCGCACCCGCACCAACGCCGTGCCGGTCATCGCGCTGCAACGCACCGACTACTACGCCAACGTCGTCGTGCGCGCCGACAGCGGCATCACAGAAGTGTCCGAACTCAAGGGCAAGAAGGTCGCATTCGGGTCGATCGGCTCGACCTCGCGCCATCTGGGGCCGATGCAGGTGCTGGCCGATCAAGGCCTCAATCCGCGCGAAGACTTCCAGGTCACGCATGTGTCGGCCAATGTCGGCTTCGAAGCGCTCAAGCGCGGCGACATCGCGGCCATGGGCATGAACTACACCGACTTCCAGCGCCTCGTCGAACGCGATCCGGCCACGCCGTACTTTGTGATTGCGCGCGGCCGCGACTTGCCGCTCGACCTCATCCTGGCGGGCGCGCATATCGAGGCGTCGGTCGTCGAGCGACTGCGCAAGGGCATCGCCGACAACGCGGCCGAAATGACCAAAGCGATCCTCGCGGGCGAAGGCGAGAACGTGAAGTTCAAAGGCATGTCGTGGGTGCCGTCGATCCGCGACGCGGACTACAACTACGTGCGCAAGATGTACCGCACGATCGGCCAGACCCAGTTCGGCGAATTCGTCGGAAACTGA
- a CDS encoding ATP-binding cassette domain-containing protein, whose amino-acid sequence MVLPGLLEAERAAALPQKPARPVPGTSAPVLEVAGLAKRFGADKPVFSDISFAVGKGEAVALLGANGAGKSTLLCCCLRLAEPDAGSVKLFSRELVGASAAPLRELRARVGFVFQRHNLVPRLSALSNTIHGALGRRESARLWPPQLWSQALAPDGLRAEALACLARVGLAEIAARRSDRLSGGQSQRVAVARALMQKAEIVFADEPAASLDPAAGAEVMALFADLNRREKLTFVYTTHNLAHALEFSDRVVALRAGRVEIDAATHSLRADDLRGLYG is encoded by the coding sequence ATGGTGCTGCCGGGTCTGCTGGAAGCCGAGCGCGCAGCGGCACTGCCGCAAAAGCCTGCGCGCCCGGTGCCCGGCACGTCTGCGCCCGTTCTCGAAGTGGCCGGCCTTGCCAAGCGCTTCGGCGCCGACAAGCCGGTCTTTTCCGACATCTCGTTTGCCGTCGGCAAAGGCGAGGCGGTCGCCCTGCTCGGCGCCAACGGTGCCGGCAAATCGACGCTGCTGTGCTGCTGTCTGCGGCTGGCCGAGCCCGATGCGGGGTCGGTCAAGCTGTTCAGCCGCGAACTTGTCGGTGCGTCGGCGGCACCGTTGCGCGAACTTCGCGCACGGGTCGGCTTTGTCTTCCAGCGCCACAATCTGGTGCCGCGCCTCAGCGCGCTTTCGAACACGATCCACGGCGCGCTGGGCCGCCGTGAATCCGCGCGCCTCTGGCCGCCGCAGCTTTGGTCGCAAGCGCTCGCCCCCGACGGCTTACGCGCCGAAGCGCTCGCGTGCCTTGCGCGCGTCGGCCTGGCCGAAATCGCCGCGCGGCGCTCAGACCGGCTGTCCGGCGGCCAGTCGCAACGCGTGGCGGTGGCGCGGGCCCTCATGCAAAAAGCCGAGATCGTTTTCGCCGACGAACCGGCGGCAAGCCTCGATCCGGCGGCGGGCGCCGAGGTGATGGCGCTGTTTGCCGATCTCAACCGGCGCGAAAAACTGACGTTCGTCTACACGACGCACAACCTTGCGCACGCGCTCGAGTTTTCCGACCGCGTGGTCGCCCTGCGCGCGGGCCGCGTGGAAATCGACGCGGCCACGCACAGCCTGCGCGCCGACGATCTGCGGGGCCTCTATGGTTGA
- the phnE gene encoding phosphonate ABC transporter, permease protein PhnE produces MVDRNVAALPPRFERPGLLAFVLWVAAGALFVSALRGTGFSATEFVQGIPNIARIVGEMFPPSPDRLAKVGWALLETFQMALVGTAAGVVLSLPLAILATRHLTPHPVFYHASRALIALFRTVPDLVWALVFVVAVGLGPFAGTLAIMIDKIGFCGRFFAEAMEEADRNPQEALRAIGAGRVSIIAAAVLPAAMPSMVNTSLFSLEKATRSSVVLGLVGAGGIGIELQVSMELFRYPEAATIIIAIFVLVIAVERFSAWLRRRMI; encoded by the coding sequence ATGGTTGACCGCAACGTCGCCGCACTGCCGCCGCGCTTCGAACGGCCCGGATTGCTCGCCTTCGTGCTGTGGGTGGCGGCGGGTGCTTTGTTCGTGTCCGCACTGCGCGGCACCGGATTTTCGGCGACGGAGTTCGTTCAAGGCATTCCCAATATCGCGCGCATCGTGGGCGAGATGTTTCCGCCCTCGCCCGACCGGCTGGCCAAGGTCGGCTGGGCGCTGCTGGAGACGTTCCAGATGGCGTTGGTGGGTACTGCGGCCGGCGTGGTGCTGAGCCTGCCGCTCGCGATCCTCGCCACGCGCCATCTGACGCCGCACCCGGTTTTCTACCATGCGTCGCGCGCGCTCATCGCCCTGTTCCGGACCGTGCCCGACCTTGTCTGGGCGCTGGTTTTCGTCGTTGCGGTCGGGCTCGGCCCGTTTGCGGGCACGCTTGCGATCATGATCGACAAGATCGGTTTCTGCGGCCGCTTTTTTGCCGAAGCGATGGAAGAGGCCGACCGCAACCCGCAAGAAGCGCTGCGCGCGATCGGGGCGGGCCGCGTGTCGATCATTGCGGCGGCCGTGCTGCCCGCCGCAATGCCCTCGATGGTCAACACGTCGCTGTTCAGCCTCGAAAAGGCGACGCGGTCGTCGGTCGTACTGGGCCTCGTCGGGGCGGGCGGCATCGGCATCGAACTGCAAGTCTCGATGGAGCTGTTCCGCTACCCCGAGGCCGCGACGATCATCATCGCGATTTTCGTCCTCGTCATCGCGGTCGAGCGTTTCAGCGCGTGGCTGCGCCGCCGCATGATCTGA
- a CDS encoding LysE family transporter — protein MSELFVAAFFLGLLFNVVPGAVFAETLRRGLRGGYGPAFAVQVGSLVGDFTWAVLGLAGAGALFTLPHVEAPLALAGAALLLWLAAQSVRDGLAPVPAFDPNEPEGVADKTGIAVGAAMSLSNPMNITYWAGLGGTIAVLAPGHAGWQPFAVFLAGFMTSSLLWCFVCAGLVAATRRMIGPFLWRTLNFGCAAGLAAFAVLVVARLAGFEV, from the coding sequence GTGAGCGAACTCTTCGTCGCGGCGTTTTTTCTGGGCCTGCTGTTCAACGTCGTTCCGGGTGCCGTGTTCGCCGAAACGTTGCGGCGCGGTTTGCGCGGCGGCTACGGCCCCGCCTTCGCGGTGCAAGTGGGCTCGCTCGTGGGCGACTTCACCTGGGCCGTGCTGGGCTTGGCGGGAGCGGGTGCGTTGTTCACGCTGCCGCATGTGGAAGCACCGCTTGCCCTTGCCGGTGCGGCGTTGCTGCTGTGGCTCGCCGCCCAAAGTGTGCGCGATGGCCTGGCACCGGTGCCCGCCTTCGATCCGAACGAACCCGAAGGTGTCGCGGACAAAACCGGGATCGCCGTGGGGGCGGCCATGTCGCTGTCGAACCCGATGAACATCACCTACTGGGCGGGTTTGGGCGGTACCATCGCCGTGCTCGCGCCGGGCCACGCAGGCTGGCAGCCCTTCGCCGTGTTTCTGGCGGGCTTCATGACGTCGTCGCTGCTCTGGTGTTTCGTGTGTGCCGGCCTTGTCGCCGCCACGCGCCGCATGATCGGGCCGTTTTTGTGGCGCACGCTCAATTTCGGCTGTGCGGCGGGCTTGGCAGCGTTCGCCGTGCTCGTCGTGGCGCGGCTCGCAGGGTTCGAGGTTTAG